Within Scyliorhinus torazame isolate Kashiwa2021f chromosome 9, sScyTor2.1, whole genome shotgun sequence, the genomic segment taccctggagggccttgatgacggtggttgtgctcatgtctgggcaggggatggcgaatgggaaccgggagtattcgtcaatcgcgttaaggaagtacgtgttgcggtcggtggaggggagggggcatttgaaatccatgctgaggcgttcaaagggacgggaagcctttatcaggtgcgccctctctggccggtagaagtgcggtttgcactccgcgcagatttggcagtccctggtgacggtcctgacctcctcgatggagtagggcaggttgcgggtcttaacgaaatggaagaaacgagtgacccccgggtggcagaggtcctcgtggagggctcggaggcggtctacttgtgcggtggcacaagtgccgcgggacagggcatcaggaggctcatttagcttccccggacggtacaaggtctcgtaattgaaggtggagagttctatcctccaccgcaagttcttgtcattcttaatcttgccccgctgtgcattgtcgaacatgaacgccaccgaccgttggtccgtgaggagagtgaatctcctgccggccaggtaatgcctccagtgtcgcacagcttctactatggcctgggcctccttttcgaccgaggagtggcgaatttcggaagcatggagagtgcgggagaagaaagccacgggcctgcccgcttggttgagggtggccgccagagctacgtcggacgcgtcgctcttgacctggaagggaagggactcatcgatggcgcgcatcgtggcttttgcgatgtccgctttgatgcggcagaaggcctgttgggcctccgtcgacagggggaaggttgcggactggatcaggggttgagccttgtctgcgtaattagggacccattgtgcataatagctaaagaagccgaggcagtgctttagggccttggggcagtgagggagggggaactccatgagggggcgcatgcgttcagggtcggggcctatgactccatttcgcactacgtagcctaggatggctagacggtcggtgctaaacacgcatttctccttattgtaggtcaggttaaggaggtgcgcggtctggagaaattttcggaggttggtgtcgtggttctgctggtcatggccgcagatggtgacgttatcaagatacgggaacgttgcgcgtaagccatctcggtcaaccattcggtccatctcacgctggaagaccgagaccccgttcgtgacaccgaagggaacccttaaaaagtgatacagccgcccatctgcttcgaaggcagtgtactggcggtcaccattacggaggggcagctggtggtaggcagacttgagatccaccgtggagaagaccttgtattgcgcaatcctgtttaccaggtcggatatgcgggggagagggtacgcgtccagctgcgtaaaccggttgatggtccggctatagtcgatgaccatcctatgtttctgcccagtctttaccaccactacttgagccctccaggggctgctgCTTGCTTTGATAAccgcttccttcagcagcctttggacctcggacctgataaaggtccggtcttgggcactgtaccgtctgcagctggtggcgacgggtttgcaatccggggtgaggttcgcaaacagggaaggctgttcgaccttaagggtcacgatgctgcagacagtaagggggggtatagggccgccgaatttaaaagtcaggcttttcgatggcactggaaatccagcccaaggagagtggctgcgcagaggtgcagcagaatgtacaggcggaaattgcggaattccctgccttggacagtgaggttcactaggcagaacccctttatctccactgcgtgtgacccggaggccagggagatccgttggtttacgggataggtgacaagggaacagcgccttaccgtgtcggggtggacgaagctttccgtgctcccggagtcgatcaggcacgacatcACGTGGCCGCTgatagcgatcgttgtggtggctttcgcttgtgtccggggccgactctggtccagggtcacggaggccagctgtagcaagggggagttccggtctggcagcgtggagtcggcagcgctgggggcttgaggccccatccaagatggcgtcagccacgggtcgcacatggagtccagggatacagaagatggcgttggcgagggacaaaatggcggcgcccatccatccatcgtggtggccggggggcaaaatggccgtgccAGTGGATCGCATgttgcctgtgggtaggagggaggcggtgggccttggacggccgggacctggaacaaaggctgttgatagtcgctggcgaccgctgccatgGCACGAGCCTGGCAGACcgtgacatagtggcctttcttgctgcaccctttgtaggtgacggtgcgggccgggcagcgcgcgcgcggatgattcgcctggccacagaagaagcgttggccggcggtgaaaatgggccgtctagcggcgcaggcctgtggggttagcgggaaagtctggggggctgccgcgacggggtgccacgcagcccaggggggtgccgtgcgcccgggagcaaaagccagtgcgtttttgtaagcAACGTACATAGACCcttccagggcccgtgcctcagtgaggcccagcatgTCCATTTCAAGGTGCCTTCTGCAGATGTCGGGaaaagacatacctgccacgaaggcgtcccgaattaaaagttctgtgtgctcattccccgtgactgTCGGGCAGCCGcacttccggcccagcactagtagagcccgatagaagtcctccagtgtttcgtcagggctctgccttctagttgccaacaggtgacgggcgtagacctggttcagaggacggatgtaatgtccttctagcagcgtgatagctgcagcataattctccacctcctcgatcagagggtaattTGCAGGGATgcctcgggagcgtagaaggtgcatcttctgcctttctgtgggggtgtcagcggctgtgtcgatgaagctctcaaaacacgccagccagtgcttaaaaataccagcggagttgtctgcgtggggactgagctgaaggcactccggcttgatgcggagatccatcctttcagaagtagtagctgattaaattgatgcacaatcaattactcgtgagacaaggagaatcATACTAATTGGCTTTAATCAGCTCGAACTGTatccagcagctccgatacagaaggtgaaggctgctgggatggcatgggttcttataccccgcctctcagggcggagctacgtacattggccaatggtagactcctaggtctagccaatggacatccacctctcaggtactgcaatacctggtattaccacaagtgggtagcactgttgcttcgcagtgccagggtccaaggttcgattcccggcttgtctgtgtggcgtctgcacgttctccccgtgtctgcgagggtttcctccgggtgctccggtttcctcccacaagttccgaaagacatgcttgataggtaatttggacattctgaattctccctcggtgtacccgaacaggcgccggaatgtggcgactgggggattttcacggtaacttcatgcagtgttaatgtaagcctacttgtgacaataaagactatataaagcagtgacatTGTAAAGAACAAAATCCACATAAAGAAACTTCTCCCAATCTCTCTACTCCCTCTCTGAGTGACAATTTTAAAGGCGCATCGTCATGGACTCCCCTAATCAAGGCATCCAAGCACTTCACAAACCTTTATTCAATCCCTTCTTACTCTTCTCATTCCTATGGAACGAGTCCCAGTCTGTCAAGTCTCCCAATGCAACTTGAGTTTCTTAACGCTAATATCATCCTTGTGAATCTATGTTGTATGCATTCTATATCTTTAATGGTCATTCGATAATGGGAaacccaaaactgtacacagtatcccAACCCACATTTTTAatgaattattatttaaatattATTGCCTTCTTTACTTTTTGTTCTAATTCCTTCTCCTCTTGAATGtgatggttcatagaatcatagaatttacagtgcagaaggaggccattcgacccgagtctgcacccgctcttggaaagagctccctatttAAGCCCAagtctccacccaatccccgtaactcagtaaccccacctaatattttatttggacactaagggcaatttagcatggctaattcacctaacctgcacgtctttggactgtgggaggaaaccggagcgcccggaggaaacccacgcagacatggggagaatgtgcagactccgcacagacagcaacccaagcctggaattggacccgggaccctggagctgtgaagcaacaatactaaccactatgctaccgtgctgcccactatgattCTAACTCACTCTCCTCTTGAATGCAATGGTTTATTTTGTGTCCAATAGGGGCCACACCCACGGTGACCATTCAACACATGCCAGCTTGGGTTATCAGTGTCTGAGTCCTAGTCGACTATCTAGATTGTGGTTACTGAGCCTGGTATTGTCACCCATAATCCACATATATACAACTCCAGCAGAGGGGTCAGATCGAACAAGAGGATCTGCTACACTGGTTCATCTTTGACCCTCCTGCGTGAGTATAATGCAGAATGTCTACTGGTTGAGACCAGAGTCCTCCCTAATCTGTATGATTTTATACCAAGCTCAGCTATATTTATTATATTAAAAGCCATTACATATATTTCCTGCAGGTGTCACAGTACCTACGACAGTTTAAACATCACATTTCAGCAAAACCTCCCAGTGACCATGAG encodes:
- the LOC140429740 gene encoding uncharacterized protein, yielding MDLRIKPECLQLSPHADNSAGIFKHWLACFESFIDTAADTPTERQKMHLLRSRGIPANYPLIEEVENYAAAITLLEGHYIRPLNQVYARHLLATRRQSPDETLEDFYRALLVLGRKCGCPTVTGNEHTELLIRDAFVAGMSFPDICRRHLEMDMLGLTEARALEGSMYVAYKNALAFAPGRTAPPWAAWHPVAAAPQTFPLTPQACAARRPIFTAGQRFFCGQANHPRARCPARTVTYKGCSKKGHYVTVCQARAMAAVASDYQQPLFQVPAVQGPPPPSYPQATCDPLARPFCPPATTMDGWAPPFCPSPTPSSVSLDSMCDPWLTPSWMGPQAPSAADSTLPDRNSPLLQLASVTLDQSRPRTQAKATTTIAISGHVMSCLIDSGSTESFVHPDTEVLLLDLAPNLASDTRTRPDAETCEGAQVGPVGREGPPAACQPPVCLRSIP